TCATAATCAAAAGATCTCTGAGCATAGATGACTCCAGTCTCTATATTAATGGAGAGATAGGAGGTTCCTGGAAGATCCTCAGTATTAGATGTGGCGattgaataaaatatttttgCATTTTCTCCTGTATCAGGATCTGAAGCTTGTAAATTGTATATTGAGGACCCTGGTAAGTTGTTCTCTGGGACAAAAGCAACATAATTGGATTTGGAAAATGTTGGTGGGTTGTCATTGATATCTGATATCTCCAGTGTGATGGTTCTTTTGCTAAAAAGTGGAGGAGATCCTCTATCCATGGCTAAAACAGTAATGTTATAATTAAAAACTTTTTCTCTGTCCATGGGCCTTGTGATAACAACTCTGTAGTAATTGTCAGATGATAATACTAAATTAAATGATATATCTTCTGAAAGTTTACAGTCCACTTCTCCATTCTTTCCTGAGTCTTTATCATGAACTTCAATCAGAGCTATCATTGTACCCACAGCAGTGTCCTCAGGAATTGGAGTGGATAATGAGTTGAGGGATATCTCAGGAGCATTGTCATTCTCATCTATTACCTCTATCAATACTTTGCAATGGGCCACAAGGCCTCCTCCGTCTTTAGCTTGCACGCTGAGTTCATAACTCTTTGTTAACTCAAAATCTATatgtttttctattttaatttctCCACTATCAGGAGATATGCTGAAAATGTTATGGTTTATATTCTTTGAGGTTTTGCTAAAAGAATATATGATAAGACCATTAACTCCCTCATCTCTATCAGTTGCATTTACAATGATTACTGTGGTGTTCACTATGATATTTTCTAATACACTAACCTTATATACTTCCTGGGAAAATGCTGGAAAATTATCATTGGCATCAGTAACAATAATTTGTATCAATGTTGTTCCAGATCTTAAAGGATTTCCACCATCCATTGCTATAAGAATAAGGTTATGGATATTCTGTGTCTCTCTATCTAATGTTTTCTCCAATACAACCTCTGGAGATTTACTCCCATCATTGCTGATTTTCTCATTCAGTGTAAAATATTGGTTGCCACTGAGGTTGTAGGATTGTATAGAATTAAGACCTATATCTGGATCTTCTGCATGCTGTAAAGCAAATCTTGTTCCAGGTTGAGTAAATTCCATTATTTCTAAAGTAAATATGTCATGAAAAAACCTTGGAGAATTATCATTAATGTCTTTGATTTCTATTTTaactttaaaaatattaaaagggttttcaaccacaGCATCAAATGTCAGGAAACAATAATCATCTGCTCCACACAATGTCTCTCTGTCTATTCTATCAATTATATATAAATTTCCGTTAtctaaatttatatagaaatatttCTCTGAAGCTCTCGAAACAATCCTCAGTTTTCTAGATAAGAGCTGCTTAGTATCTAATCCAAGGTCATCTGCAATATTTGCTATAACAGAGTCTTTCCTCATTTCTTCCACAATTGAATAATGAATCTGACCCCAGATTGAATGACACAGCCAAAAAAATAAGATAGAAATTGGTACTTGCCATCTGAGTGTCTCTTTATAGGGTTTCATTCCAGTCATTAGCTTCAAATTTCCTCCAAGAAGTAATCTTTTAAAAATCTGAATAGATAATCCAGAATCTTAAAGCAACTAATAATATAAATCCAATGGTTTATGAAAGAAGGAATCCAGAAAATGTCAGAATCCTTTTGTGGAGATCTGCAGTGTGTGAGTGAGGATGACACCAGTAGATTTTCAGTTTCAAATATTTCTCCTTATTGGTTAAACAGCGGCGCTCTGAGGTAAAAGTGAGGAACTACAGTCCTGATtgctcttttttttatattctatacttatatgagatatttttatatttttaaccatAAAGATTTCacaatttaaatttaattttcattttaaaaGTGCACACTTACATTTAAAAAGAACTATAACTGACCAGTGATATTATTGTAGTTACAGATAGAACAGATCTAAAATTACTGCTTTAAGTGAAGCAACACAAATTTACTAAGCTAACTTAAAAATGtagcaatataacaaatattctttTTGCATAAATAAGTTTACTTTTACCCTCTTAATTTTATCATTTTATATAATGTGAaattaaaatctatttttttttgcctcaaatACACCCAAGATTATATTTAACATTGATTATCAAACTTCCAATTTCTAAGGCTAAAATATAATTAGCTCTAAAATGTATAATTATTGATtagtgaagttttcaaaaattcaattcggctgcttcaccaaattttgacccaaaaatttgatttgttatgaattactttGTAACAAAACGCAATCCATGGTATGAAGCGtgcacaatgacagggaacatGTTGATTGCTGCATCCGAGAATCACATTCAGCCTATCAGAGAGTTAATCAggtgttaaaacaaaaaaatacataacttatccatttgatcacaaAGAGGTCATTGCGGCCAACTTGACTAAAGAAAATGCACCAATTCTCGCTCGCGGTGACGTGATGACCTTCACCATCTAATCACGCTGTGCGGGCAAGGTGATGCCCTCAGCCGATAATGTCACCAGCTGTGAGGACTTTGTGATGTGAGAATTGgcacattttcttcaatcaagatggccgctatGGCCATGAGTGCAGCAATGGCTTCtgtgcaaatggatgaggcaattatgtattttttttaccgccatttcagaataaatggattcattaccacgaagtacccaaaaatttggatttgtggtgaatcaaatctttccttcggattgaattccactttgttaacttcgaaTTGCTTAACACTATTTATAATGCATTGCCAAATAAAAtacaagaaagagaaaaaaaaagttgcagacaCTCATTATATAACCCTTTTAGACATTATAATGCATAATGTTAGGTTTGTGGACAAGTTCAACATACGGTTCTATGGTAACTTTTGTATGATATAGTAGCACCATGTTGCCACTGTGAATTGTTGCCATAAAGCAATCTATAGTAGACCTTTGGATATACATGTAATAGTAAGACTAATGTTCACATAGTATCCTATATTTTGTATATTGAAATACTCTACATTAAAAGGATATTAACATGATGGTGATCATGAATGTATGGAACATAAAAAACGAAAATCATGATCTGTGACTCATGTCCTTACAAGTGAATGGATTGATTATTGCTAGGAACAAATCTTATTAGCAAAAGGTATCGATAATAAAAGGCATcgcaggtgatgctagggaggctcgtccctgtcgtgGTCTGCAATTGACTGCTCCCCTcatcgccagatgttttgatctacGCAATGTGGAGATGCAGCGGTGACCATGAGGGGATCAGGAGTGACGCGGGTGCCAGgtagcagggtaagtataatctatacaaGGGGCCCAGGCATTAGGGGCATATTTTATAATTTGAATAACCCTTTTAACGTTAGTAATTATAATTACATTTCTGTGATTGTGAGTAGGCAAGAAGCCACAGAAATATATGATGTCCTTTAGTGGTATATGTACAGGTTCTTCTAAaacaatttgcatattgtgataaagttcattattttctgtaatgtactgataaacattagactttcatatattttagattcattacacaccaactgaagtagttcaagccttttattgttttaatattgatgattttggcatacagctcatgaaaacccaaaattcctatctaaaaaaattagcatatcatgaaaaggttctctaaacaagctattaacctaatcatctgaatcaactaattaactctaaacacctgcaaaagattcctgaggcttttaaaaactcccagcctggttcattactcaaaaccgcaatcatgggtaagactgccgacctgactgctgtccagaaggccatcattgacaccctcaaacaagagggtaagacacagaaataaatttctgaatgaataggctgttcccagagtgctgtatcaaggcacctcagtgggaagtctttgggaaggaaaaagtgtggcagaaaacgctgcacaacgagaagaggtgaccggaccctgaggaagattgtggagaaggaccgattccagaccttgggggacctgcggaagcagtgactgagtctggagtagaaacatccagagtcaccgtgtacaggcgtgtgcaggaaatgggctacaggtgccgcattccccaggttaagccacttttgaaccagaaacagcggcagaagcgcctgacctgggctacagagaagcagcactggactgtcgcatgtcattcggaaatcaagttGCCAGAGTTTggcggaagactggggagagggaaatgccaaaatgcctgaagtccagtgtcaagtaatCACAGTCAGTGattgtctggggtgccatgtcagctgctggtgttggtccactgtgttttatcaagggcagggtcaatgcagctagctatcaggagattttggagcacttcatgcttccatctgctgaaaagctttatggagatgaagatttcatttttcagcacgacctggcacctgctcacagtgccaaaaccactggtaaatggtttactgaccatggtactactgtgctcaattggcctgccaactctcctgacctgaaccccatagagaatctgtgggatattgggaagagaaagttgagagacgcaagacccaacattctggatgagcttaaggccgctatcgaagcatcctgggcctccataacacatcagcagtgccacaggctgattgcctccatgccatgccgcattgaagcagtgatttctgcaaaaggattcccgaccaagtattgagtgcataactgaacataattatttgaaggttgactttttttgtattaaaaacacttttattttattggtcgaatgaaatatgcaaattttttttagataggaaatttgggttttcatgagctgtatgccaaaatcttcaatattaaaacaataaaaggcttgcacTACttaagttggtgtgtaatgaatctaaaatatatgaaagtctaatgtttatcagtacattacagaaaataattaactttatcacaatatgcaattttttttagaaggacctgtatgtgcagTAGTTTAATCTTCTACTGTCACTCATATTTTGAACAACTTATATTGCTTCGATAAGCCAACTTATAAAATTTCACTCATTAGCTCATTAAATCATTCATTCATTAACTCATTTGCAGATTGATGGATTTCTTACAATAGCTATTTTTCTTGAAATAGTGGACTTattgttgattcagttacatatttattcccagagaattcatgtacagtcactcagaattgagaaagctcgttggaagaacgagtgaagcgTTTTCAAGAattctacagtaagtccagttgccttgatttattctttacagatataccatgacctggataaatgagaaccttcacagacatatagcTATTAGAACACACCAATAATTCATAATAGCATGGAAATCACACTATACTATACAGAGAAAAGCACTTATATTACAATTCATTGAAGTTATCAAAGTATAGAGGTAAAGTATGGCCTTGAGTATTaaatcaaaaataataaaaaacaaacctAGAAATTGCATTGCAGGCAATATGGCAcatatttataatattttttcacCAGGTTCCCTATAAATGCGCATTGATAAACTGTAAAGAAAGTTactaaaaatatacattttttatatatcctTCCTAAGCTTTACTCCTGTTTCCAAATATTACGATATATATGGTGCAAGAGGACCAGTTTTGAAAAATGCATATGATTTAAAAATACTTTGTTTAAAATATTATACCAAAATAGACCATACAGTATGTGGCCACTGTTGCGATTTTTAGCATGTCTCAATGAAGTATTTGTTTTGTGAAAATTTCGAGTCCTTAAAATTTCCAGTGGCCAATTGGAAATGGagcacagtaataatatatttgggAAGAGTGCAATGTAGTATTTGCCTATTTCTTTAAAAGTACAACAGGGGATTACCTGGTGTGGCGATTCAactttttgtgacttttaaagtttaagaggaggaaaataataaaaaaaatgttttatcagatctcagatcagaccccaatctttatcagacccccCAAACTAGACATTTGATCTTCACCAAACTTCAGAGCAAACCcttgtatcagacctcagattagacccccgcCATATCAAACCTcggatcagacctccatatcaaaccccagatcagactcttacatcagacctcagttcaaaCCCCTATATCAGATCCTACTCCCTATGTCAAACCTCAGATAAGACTGCATATTATATCAGATCATCaatgtcagacctcagattagaccccataTTAGATCAGACCTCATCAGTGCTTACATTAGAACCCTATATTAGATAAGACCCCCAACAGTGCTCACAGCAGtccccccatgtcagacctcagcgGTTTCTTCTGCATTcacactccctggtcttctctgggTCTgtactgcactgtgacctgactgcatGAAGCATAAGATCATAGTGCgcactatgtcctgatgctgtATGCAATTAGGACAGTGTAGCATAGGCCCACAAAAGATAAGGAAGGGAGAAATGAGTACCGGAAGCCATAGCACCACTTTACTCCCTGTgactcctgcatactagtgagaaattccataatggaagctcttactagtattcactttataaaatgcactgccatttcccctcAACTTTTAGGGGAAAACAGTGAGTcttataaaatggaaaaaatcATAGTCATGAATAAAAATCTCCATTTTAGCACTTATATTTTTCATTGTAAATGACATATCTAAAATCCAATGTCTAAATTTTACGATAAAATAAATCTATAAAATGTATAGCTTTAGAGtaatgtacagtgggatgcaaaagtttgggcaaccttgttaatcatcatgattttcctgtataaattgttggttgttacaatacaAAATGTCAGTTaactatatcatataggagacacacacagtgatatttgagaagtgaaatgaagtttgttggatttacagaaagtgtgctataattgtttaaacaaaattaggcaggtgcataaactttgacactgttgtcattttattgattccaaaacctttagaactaattattggaactcaaattgtcttggtaagctcagtgacccctgacctacatacacaggtgaatacaattatgagaaagagtatttaagggggtcagttgtaagtttccctcctcttttaattttctcagaagagtagcaacatgggggtctcaaaacaactttcaaatgacctgaagacaaagattgttcaccaacatggtttaggggaaggatacagaaagctgtctcagagatttcagctgtctgtttccacagttaggaacatattgaggaaatggaagaccacaggctcagttcaagttaaggctcgaattggcagaccaagaaaaatcttggatagacagaagtgacgaatggtgagaacattcagagtcaacccacagacaagcaacaaagacctacaacatcatcttgctgcagatggagtcaatgtgcatcgttcaacaattcggcgcactttacacaaggagatgttgtatgcgagagtgatgcagaggaagccttttctccgcccacagcacaaaaagtgccgcttgaagtgggctaaagcacatttggacaagccagcttcattttggaataaggtgctgtggactgatgaaactaaaattaagttatttggccataacaaggggcgttatgcatggagtaaaaagaacacagcattccaagataAACACctactacctacagtaaaatatggtggtggttccatcatgctgtggggctgtgtggccagggcagggactgggaatctagtcaaagttgagggacgcatggattccactcagtatcaacaGATTCTGGAgtccaatgtccaggaatcagtgacaaagctgaagctgcgccggggctggatctttcaacaagacaacaaccctaaacactgctcaaaatccactaaggcatttatgcagaggaacaagtaaaaCGTTCttgaatggccatctcagtccccagacctgaatataattgaaaaactgtggtgtgacttaaagagagctgtccatgcttggaagccatcaaacctgaatgaactaaagatgttttgtaaagaggaatggtccaaaataccttcaaccagaatccagactctcattggaacctacgtGAAGCGTTTAGAGgttgtcatttctgcaaaaggaggatctactaaatattgatttcatttctttcttgtggtgcccaaatttatgcacctgcctaattttgtttaaacaattatagcacactttctgtaactccaataaacttcatttcacttctcaaatatcactgtgtgtgtctcctatataatatatttaactgacattttttatcttaacaaccaacgatttatacaggaaaatcatgatgattaacaaggttgcccaaacttcgcatcccactgtatgtgtaAAGAACTTGCATGATTCATAGAAATATTATTGAGTGATTTCAACTAGATATATCAGTAAATATTACTAATGGTGGCTTAGAATTTCTAATCCCCATACACCTCTAAAAGGAAAGGAATATGCTACTATATAAATAATGTGGCCCCACTCCAACATCAAGTTTTGGTACATTTATTAGAACTGTTTATATTTACCCCATTACAAACTAGACAATAGAAGAAAATTTAACTAATGTAAAAAGTTGGTATTAAGCATTGTTATCAAAATTATttgctttaataaaaaaaaagagggttACAAAATGTAAAACTTAAACCATAACAAAAAGGAAGCTAGTCAAATTCTTTTAGCTGTAAATTGTCCACTCTAAAGCATCTCCACATTTATCTAACTTAAGATTTAAAAAGTTTCTCTACTCCTATGCCTATTTCAGTAGCCAGAGTTACCCACAAACAGCTGATATCTAAAAGTTACAGAGTTTTGGACCTCACTAATGAATCTTTATGGCTTATCTTGAGTATTGATCATAAATATAAAATGAGTTGATAACACCTTTAAACTTTTAATAAACTTTTAATAAAAAGGTTTGCTATACTTAAGGTGTTTGACTTGCCACCAAAACTATTTTTATGTAATGAGGTCATCCTAGTAATCCATTCCTATATTCATTTAGGCCACATCTAAGGCATGTGCTAACTTTGACAGTGGTGCAACAATGTCTTACTTTACTGTGAAATACTGTAGTTAGAAAGGGGCAAATCAATATGGAATTCATCCCACCCATTTCGGAACTTCCTATGATAAGAGAGAAAATACTACTctgggattatatatatatatatatatatatatatatatatatatatatatattctaaagctaatttgtatatattttggTTTCTGGGAAATATATTTAAATTAACTTTTCTCCATAAAGGAAAAGAGAGCTAAGCCATTCTTATGGAAGCATGGAAAGATTAgctattttgtatatattttctaAGAAACCCAGAGCATAGTTGCCAGGCCTACAATAGTCCTTAGGCATACTTGATGCTTTCCATAATGAGAAAGCATACCAATCAAACAACACATATATATTTCCTAGAAATACAGAGTAACATATTAGGCTCTCTCTTGCTCTCCCCAAAATATAAATCATGAGAAAGCGGAGTGTTATACACGCATTTTCAGGGCAATGGGTGCATGTTTAATTTGGATAGAATCAATTCAGACTTTTTGCTTAAATGACCAACTACTGAATAGTACACAGATAATTTCAACTGTAGTTAACTCAAAGTACTAAATGTTTGAGAaataatattatattttatagGAATATATTTCAAAATACCTATGTTTTCACAGCTAAACTGTAAAGTTCAACAACGTTCATCCTAGATGGAGTTTAGAAAGTACAAACATGAAATTAAGTATATTCCTAGACTTTATTTTAGATAAGCTTACCTGCCCCATATCTTTTGGTGgcaaaacttattttacacttTTATTGCCAAGTATTGAATCATCAGCATCAATGAGATTATCCACAGGAATATATTGATTTGATTTCATATAAGTAAAGTCATTTTCACTAGAATCAAACCCCACACAGACATTGTATGAGTAACAAAATGGCAATGTTCCACATCCATACTGAGGAAGGATTCTGGGATCAACTTGCGGATATAAACCTGAATTGAGGTTACAAAAAATTGGGACTGGTTATGATTTCCTGCACTTCGAGATAATGACCAACATCACAGTGACAATAAATAGCAGTGAAATTAATCCAAGGGTGATGATTAAGTATAACTGTAAATAAGATTGTTGATTTTCTTCTATTACTTTTTTATTGAACCTAGGAACCACCTGTTGAAAGTTGTTTGCAATAAGAACATTTAAGGTGACTGTAGATGAGAAAGAGGGGTCACCATTGTCCTTCACCATCACCACTATCTTATGACTTAATATATCCTTCTCTTGAAAGATACAGGCTGTCCTAATTTCCCCAGTATGTtgagtgatgaaaaaaaaataagatgatTAGGACGATTGTAAAAAGTGATGAGAACCAAGCATTGTGTCAAGAATCTGGATCTATGGCAACTACTTTAGTTATTAAGGAACCAGGTTCAGAATCAAAGGGGACCATTTTAAATGTACCTCTAATGTCGGGATGGATAGAAGATTTTTAGCGCATTATTATTCTGATCTACAATGTGGATAACTAGTGTAACATTGCTGCTAGGAGATGGAGATCCATTGTCTCTAGCATTTATTTGTATATGAAACTCTTTATGCTGCTCATAATCAAAAGATCTCTGAGCATAGATGATTCCAGTCTCTACATTAATGGAGATATATGAAGTTCCTGGAAGATCCTTTGTATTAGAACTAGAGaatgaataaaatattttagCATTTTCTCCTGTATCAGGATCTGAAGCTTTTAGATTGTATATTGAAGACCCCGGTAAATTGTTCTCCGGCACATAAGCTGCTTAAAAATTTCTGATAAACAATGATGAGTTGTCATTGACATCTGATATCTCCAATTTGATGGTTATTCTGCTGGAAAGTGCAGGAGATCCTCTGTCAGTGGCTAAAACAGTAATGTTATAAGTAGAAACCTTTTCTCTGTCTATGGAACTTGTGGTAACAATTCTGTAGTAATT
The Bufo gargarizans isolate SCDJY-AF-19 chromosome 2, ASM1485885v1, whole genome shotgun sequence genome window above contains:
- the LOC122926028 gene encoding protocadherin gamma-B5-like, producing the protein MRKDSVIANIADDLGLDTKQLLSRKLRIVSRASEKYFYINLDNGNLYIIDRIDRETLCGADDYCFLTFDAVVENPFNIFKVKIEIKDINDNSPRFFHDIFTLEIMEFTQPGTRFALQHAEDPDIGLNSIQSYNLSGNQYFTLNEKISNDGSKSPEVVLEKTLDRETQNIHNLILIAMDGGNPLRSGTTLIQIIVTDANDNFPAFSQEVYKVSVLENIIVNTTVIIVNATDRDEGVNGLIIYSFSKTSKNINHNIFSISPDSGEIKIEKHIDFELTKSYELSVQAKDGGGLVAHCKVLIEVIDENDNAPEISLNSLSTPIPEDTAVGTMIALIEVHDKDSGKNGEVDCKLSEDISFNLVLSSDNYYRVVITRPMDREKVFNYNITVLAMDRGSPPLFSKRTITLEISDINDNPPTFSKSNYVAFVPENNLPGSSIYNLQASDPDTGENAKIFYSIATSNTEDLPGTSYLSINIETGVIYAQRSFDYEQHKEFHIQINARDNGSPSLSSNVTLVIHIVDRNDNAPKILYPSPDIEGMSAFEMVPFDSEPGSLITKVVAIDVDSGHNAWLSYHFLQSPESSYFVITQHTGEIRTSRIFQEKDILSHKIVVMVKDNGDPSLSSTVTLNLLIANNFQQVVPRFNEVLEENSHSNLQFYLIITLGLISLLFIFTVMLAIISKCRKSEPVPIFNNLSSSLYPQIDPRIISQYGSGTLPFPYSYNVCVGFDAIENDFTYFKPNQEVPVDNLIDADDSGLGIEGAKEVLQATNCMQVSLSKI